The sequence GGCTAATGAATAAGCTTTTGAGCAATAAACGGCGAGTTAAGCGCATAACTTAGGCTTTTTCACGCATAATTCGCAGGCCGCCGCTGCGCATTGATTCCTTGCGCGACGTTTGAATTGCATCAACCAGCGCAAAATTACCAGCCTCTGCTAATTGCTGCACCAACTGCTCGATACCCTTGCGATCGTAGGAAACAATCACGCTAGGATTAGAGATTTGCAACGTACCAAAGCCACGCAACTGAATTTTGCCGCCCAACTGCTCGACAAGTTCTGAAATTCGAGCACGCAAGCTTTCGCGTTGGGTTTCAAGTTCGCTGATTTGGGCTTCGACGGCAACCAGATCGTTGCAGAGGCTTTTGAGTAAAAGTTGATCGGCAGGGTTTAGCATGGACGGCTCCTTCAAAAAACTGCTTGCGCCATCGTACAAGATTCAGCGCTGCTTGCCAACTAGCGCTTGCTGCCCCAGCAAATGCTCAATCGATTGCTAGGCCATCATTGAGTAGCGGGTTATTTTCTGGGCCTTCTGGCGCTTCGGGGCTGGAGTTGAGCGGCGGCAGCGGCCCAGCATTGATCAATTGAGTGCCACACCATGGGCAAAACCAATGATCGCGAGGCGGAGCATCGCCGATGCTCCACCAACCGCTACATGCGCCACATTGAAAATGATGTAACTGCTCAATAGAAAAGCGGGCATGGCTCATGCAACTTCCTCATCACGTAGGGTTTGGCGAATTTCGACTAATAATTGACCAAGCATATTTTTGCCTGAGCCATCAATACCACAGCCCCAATAATAATCATTGGGAGCATTCTCGACCAGCGGCTGATCATCAGTTGCAAGCAAAATCGACCGAATATCAGCGTGGCTACGGAATTTTGCCAACAAGGCGCGGCGCATCACCTCATCTTTGATCGCTTCCCAATCGCGGCGCAACGGTTGTTTGCGGCTGCGTCCCAGTCGGGCGGCAATTGCTGGCGATTTGGCTAGCCGAATTGTTGTAGCATAGTCAGTGCCAGCAAATTTTTGGGCTTGAAAATAATGCTCGCTGGTCGGCCAGTAGTGGCCATCGAGCTTAAATCCATGGGCCGAAAAGTTCGAGAAGCAACCAAATTCAGCTGAAACCGCGTAAAAGTAAATAGTCATGATTGTACTCCATACCAAAATTTGATATGCTATTTTCGCGCGATTACTGCTCGATAGCTATCGGCACTCGACCGATTTAAGCTGCATCTTGCGACTGATGGCAAGCTAAACCCTAATTGCTAGACTATGGTTGAAACAAAAGATCTTTTAAAAACGTCTTAAAGCTAGCTGTGATGACACCAAAAAATATAACTTAACTGTGCTGTTATTGGCACTAAGGAACGAGTTATGACTCAACCATTTTATAAAATTTGCCCAACTTGTAACACCCAAACCCATCCTGATGTGATGTTTTGTACCAATTGTGGTGGTTCGTTGCAAGGCAGCCCAGTCCATGGCGCTCAAACTGTGGCCTATCAACAAAATGCCAATTCTACTC comes from Chloroflexota bacterium and encodes:
- a CDS encoding NADAR domain-containing protein encodes the protein MTIYFYAVSAEFGCFSNFSAHGFKLDGHYWPTSEHYFQAQKFAGTDYATTIRLAKSPAIAARLGRSRKQPLRRDWEAIKDEVMRRALLAKFRSHADIRSILLATDDQPLVENAPNDYYWGCGIDGSGKNMLGQLLVEIRQTLRDEEVA